Part of the Arvicanthis niloticus isolate mArvNil1 chromosome 3, mArvNil1.pat.X, whole genome shotgun sequence genome is shown below.
TGCCCCGGGTGACTCCATTCACACGCAGCTGTAGGCTGTATTTTGAGTGCGGATGCTGAGACAAATACCAGCTATAAACTCAAAGTGAATTGAGATCATGTGGGTTAGTTGTGGTGGTCTTTAATTTCAACACTcatgtggcagaggcaggcaggtttctgagttcaaggctagcctgatctacatagtgatcCTATGTTAGTCAGGGCTACGTAGTGGGACTGTCTCAGACAGACAAAATGAAAACTGAGACCATATGAACACATGGAGAGGTTCAAACTCTATTTAAAGTGAGGCCCAAGAACTTACTGCACACACCAGACCAAGGAGGGGGAAGGCACCCACCTGAATGCTACAAAGCAGAGGCCTGACAGAGAACAGTCAGCTGCTCTGAGGCTTCAACTCAGCATGGTTCTTCAGGCCAACTGTCGCCTGCTCCACAACTCTACCTTAGGGTCCTGCCTTCCTCCAGCCTTCACACCTGGGTGTCTTAGTGTCCGGCCTAACAGCCTACAGTGACCACTTAGCCCTCTGCCTCTGCATTCTGAAAGGCCTCTTTGAACTTGAAGGCATCTCTAACCCTTTTGTAGtggtgctgtatgtgtgtgtgcacatgtgtgcacacacagagtataATGTGTAGCTGGAGAATTTGTGTTCATCATTAAGGCTGAATCTGTGTTTGCCAATAGCCCGCTGTTAAGGGCAATCGGGACTACTTGGGAAATTACAGCCAATGAAACAGATGCAGTTATGAACTTACTCGGTAAattctgtgattaaaaaaaaaaaaacataaatgtggGGTCCAGTTTCAGCAGTGCCACCCCAGGTGCTGTAGGCTGTTAGCAGGGTGGGACACAAGGCTGAGGCTGTCACTTTGCCTGAGTGCTGCGGGTAAACTTTGTCATGGAAAAGCTCAAGATAGCAGACAGTGTTCTGGAGCAGGAGGGATGGCAAGACTGAAGCCTTGGGGATCCTTCTGAGAGTCACCCATGTCTTGAAAGTTTGATCAAACTCGTTGGAACGTCTTCTGTAGAAAAATGACCTGAAGCACATTCTGCAAACCAGATGTGGAGCTTTCTGGATCCTTCACTACAAAGGCCAGTGAGTACTTTATTCAGAGAGACAAGGAAGCTGTTTAACACCCTAGAAACTGCCTTTCATATCCTCTCTACCCTCAGACTCTacggtggtggggggaagggtgggTATGGCCACCAGTCACTCCAGTGGTCTGTCTTGCCTTTCCTGTCTGGTGGTCAGCATTTCTGAGATGTCCGTATATCTCACCATCCCTTGACCTCTTCCCTCACTCTGTAGACGTCTGGGCCCACACTTCTTAACACTGAGTCTAGTTGTTTTATGCCAGTATCTAGCTTGGATTCCTCCAGGAGCATCTGGGCTGGGAGGGGTTAATCAGAACAAGAGACCATTTCTAACATGTAGATGTCAAGCTCTTGATCACATGCACAGGCAGATGCCCCCCTCACAATTTGGAGCCCAAATGTGCCTTTATGATACACATCACAGCAGCACCCCATGTGTCCCTCCTGTCCCTGTGTCGTAGTGAAAGGAAACTGTTGCTGTCGCCAGGATGGTCAGGTCACAACTCATCCCTAAGTCCTGGTCCCCAGGGAACAGCGGTTTGCTggttgggttttctttctttgtttccttcatcagtcctttctttctcttctcttctcttctcttctcttctcttctcttctcttctcttctcttcttcttctctctttcattcattcattcactcattcattcattcattcattatttcctttcttccttctttctcctgttcctgtctgtctgtctgtctgtctgtctctctctctctctctctttctcttcctctatcttGATTTAACGCcccctctctttatctctccagGTCTCgctatctagaccaggctggcctgacctCAGAGCTTCAATGGTCTTCAGTGTGGCACAGCCACCACACCaggtgtttgtttttggtttgccACAAATTAAGTGCTCTCACTCTCTACATATCTTCCATGAAAACCAACATATCTGAtctgttttattattgttattgcttTATCTTGCAGCTCCTCACATCTCTGACTCCCacaagctgggattaaaggcaggcactgCTGATCTTTGTGCTTCCTGCACCCCAATCCAatgctagagattgaacccaaAACTTCGTGTATACATTCAAGACACTGGGCTACATCCCAAGGTTGATCtgattgaaaacatttttaaaaatatttattcatctgGGAGTGGAAGACACATGCTTGccattgtgcacacacacacacacacacacacacacacacacacacacacgcacacaccccacagtacagaggacaatttgtaggaatcagttctctctggGGTTCAAATCCAGGTCATTAGACTCAGCAGCAAGTGCTactacctgctaagccatcttccaGCCCCTGGTGTCCAAATCTTTAAGGACGGACATGTGCTACAAAAGAAGCAAAGGAGAGTATAAGTggacttttattttccttttttttttttttttaacaacagagGATGTAGGGCAGAGAAGAGCTAGTTAGAGTTGGAGAGCAGGGGAGATCTGGGAGGATCAAGGGCCCCATTGACTCCTGCAGCTTTGTGGAAGCGGACCTGCCCCTCACTGCTGCCAGCCCAGCTAAATGTATGAGTGACAGTGGCTCCTGCCCAGAGGCCAGCAGGAAGAGTCACTCTCGATGATACTGATAGGTCTAGTGACACTCAGATGACAGTGATAAGCCAGATGACACTCAGATGATAGTGGTAAGCCTGATGACACTCAGATGCAGTTTTGAAACCTCTTTTCATTTGTGAACTTCCTTGTCAATTATTATGTCACCAACTTTGTTACACTGACACTTGGTACTGAGCTGTTACATGGGGTATTGTGAGGATTTTTACATTCCCTCTGACTATTGTTACTTGAAGAACAGTTGATTTTCAGCATAACTACCACCGAGAATAAGTCCTAAGTGAATATTCTGTCCAAGAGAAATGTAGTTTCTCATGTGGCAAACTGAGCTTCACTTTGTCAGGGATCAGCTGGCCCCTCCTGTTCATAGCAGCAAGGATAAGCTGTTCTGCCTGCTCCCTGTCCTGCTCCAGCCTGGAGTCAGAGGTTCCTGCATTTCATCAGGACTTCAGCAAATGCAGCAGGCTCTGCAGGGCTTCCTGCAGCCCCTGACCTGTGAGCGCACTGCAAGCCCGCAGCTCCCAGCAATGGTCTTGGAACCTTTCCAGGCCCAGCCTGTTTCTGATTTCAAGTAACGGTAGAGCATCAGGAGCCTCCTGCTTGTTGGCCAGTACCAAGAAAGGGACGCTGGCCATGTTGGGGTCTTCCAGGACTTCCTTGAGCTCAGCCACCGCCTCAGGCAAACGGGCTTCATCTGTGCTGTCCAGCACGTACACAAGGAGGTCAATGCCTTCCAGGTAGTCCTTCCAGGTAGCCCTGAGCTGAGTCTGTCCCCCAATGTCCCAGAGAGTCAGTGACACATGTCCAGGAGCCTCAAGAGGCTCTACATTAAAACCAACAGTGGGTAGGGTATCCACCTGCTGGTTTCCTTTCAGTTTGTACAGGATTGTGGTCTTGCCAGCAGAGTCAAGGCCCATCATTACCACCTGGGCCTCTGCCTTGTGACCTCTGGAATTCACAGAGCCCATGATGGCTCCCGATAAATCCTTCTGCTATTCTTTTCTGAAGACAGGCAAACCCATGCATACACTGAGCTCCGACCCTAGAACAAAACAAGTCATTTTAGGGAAGAGTTTCAGACCCAGGGCAGACCATTGAAAGATCTAGGAAGTGTGAGtcaccagcagctgactgaccTCTGGTGCTGGTGAAGGACTGCCTGGAGATACAGGACTCCCGGTCCTTCCTAAGTAGTTACAGCAGAGGCAAACGAAGCTGCAGCCGTCCCTGCTCTGTAGAGGCTGTAGAAAGGCGTTTTCAAGTCTGCACAGTCTGTggcctctgcccctcctcttttcttcctggagCCTAATGTCAGAAGTGGCAGCACACTGTattccagaaagtggagaagccAGGTCAGTGTGTGCTAACTTCTTGGAACTCCTCCCAGGACCTGCACATTGGTCTCTCCAATATCTATTGGCAACCACTGCTGATTCAGGCAAATTTGAGTCAGAGCCAAGAAGTTTTCCACACTATATAAAAGACCTCTAGAACGCCGTGTGcgtgtgctagtgtgtgtgtgttttaaagaattcTAACTGTTAAGGCCCAAGAACTGTCTACAACTTAGGAGGAAgttggggaggcaggaggaggaccATAGCACTCTTAGGAGTGTGTGTCAAATACCACTGAAGGAAAGTAAGGAACCATGCCACAGTAAAGAGAGCAAGAGTTAAAGTTACCTCTGTGGCGTGCCTGGGCTGTGGCAGGCATCCCTCTGCTAGGGCACCTCTCCACAATCCAGCTTCTTTCTGCTGGTCGCCATGTCCCAAGAACAGGGCGTGAAGGAAGTGTAGTGGGTGTTGCAATCTGTCCTGTTTTTGCTTCCTCTCTCCAGTGGTTGGGGCAGACATCCTCCTTTGTTGGGGAAGACATCTCAGCTCTCCAGTTGTTAGTGGAGCCCCGCCCAGCACCAATTCTCATGTATAGCAGCTGAGCCCCAAGGTCTGAAGGGACATCACAAGTGTGGGGTTGTGCCACCTcagctgctttctgttgctttccTTGACTCCTGTGATCTCCCTGGGAATTCTGAAACACAGGCCACCAAGCACAGACAGCAGTGGTTTTCTGGTGCCTGGAGGTGCTTTGATTTGCAAAACTGTGAAGCTTTTCAGAATCAAAATGGAGTAACTTGTCAAGcccaaacaaaaaaggaggaaaaatgaaTTAATCAGTAATTAACAAGAGGCAGATTTTGTGTATGCATGACTGATAAGTGTTCATAAAAGACTCTGCTAGTCTTTTATGGGTCTataaccttacacacacacacacctacacacacacacacacacacacatttacatgtatGAACTCACACTGGTTCTACAAAGATATCTATCCAACAACTGTTTCATTTTGGAATAGCATGAcccttgttatttatttatttatttatttatttatttatttatttatttgcagccTAAGATGGTTACATATAGCGATGTAATCCTCctattgtgtgtgcacatgtgtgcatatggtgTGTGAACATGTTTGTGTGGacatattcacatgcatgtatgtgtgcatgcatatggaggccatAGGTCAACTTCAGGCACCGTCTTCAGTTACTCTCCACcgtattttctgagacagggtctctcagtgtccCTCACAGCCCTGTGCATATCTGTATTCCTGGACCTCAACCTTTCCCTCTGGGTATGGAGAGACTCTTTTCCTAAGACACCCCCCACAGAACTCATTCATTTGTTTAGACTAGTTGGCTTGcaaaccccagggatcctctggctcccagtgctgagattacagatgacCACTGTGTCCAGCTTTCACAGGGTGCTATGCTCCTTATGTTGTACGACAAGGACTTtgttcactgagccatttctgcagttTATtgttcctccttttttccttcaaaaCCTTTTACCTGCCTCAACCCTCCCCGAATAAACAGTTTCCTCAGCTGTGTGGATCCACATTGCAGTGTTCTGCTATTCCCAAGTCAACAGCATTAGACTTCAGAGTCCCTCTGGTTAGTTAGACATGTGTGTTAAATTGTAAAAACCCTCCaaaagtatgtgtgtttgtgtgtatgtgtatgtacatgtatatgtatgcatatatttacatacacacattatatgaatatacatctatattcatatacacatataggtGTGTCAAGGTAAATCTAAATACCTGTTAACATACTGTAGCTATGGGAGGAAGGACTGTGGTGATCTTGCTTTATAGAAACCTGCTCCTAATCTAGTCTCCTGAGGAGAACTACTGAAGAGCAACATTACCCTCTGGTGAGGGTGATGCTGTAGCAGACTCTTCGCCTTTCACTGGACGCTCTACCTCTCTCTGGTCTACCATGGTCAGGTGCCATTGTCTGCACATAGGTTCCATGTGCTCACACCTGAGCACTTTATATGTAGACGTGTCTACCGTTTTCTCATGTTACTTGTCTTTTACTTAGTCCTTATATAGATTTTATTTCAAATCGGTGGGGTGAGTACTCTTGTGTAGAACAGGAGTTATGCTGAGCCTGTGTCAAAAGCCCATGCAGTTGGGCCTATTGACTGTTTACCATGCTTCATAGGAGGAGGGCACAGGGAGGGTTCGGCCACATACATCCCCAACCAGCTGTATGCAAATCTTTCCTAATTGCATGTGGCCTTGGGGTCTTATGGGATAAGATAGTGAGTATGGGCTGGGTTACTGGCTagagaccttatttcaaaaaataaagataaaaattgatgaatgaagacagaaaggctAAGTCCGCCACAGGACACAATGGACAGAAAGTACAAAGAAAATCTCCTTACATTTACAGTATGTAACAACacctatgtatttattttcatacactgtttaaaatgttatatatttatccACAGGGggcatgtggattctggggattgaacccaagtcaTCAGACTCGGGGGCAAGCTCCTTTACACGTCACACCATCTTATGGGCCCTTTCACATGCTCATAAACATGCATTTGTGAGTGCCCTTCTGCAGGTTTCCCAGATGGTTCTCCTCACTGGGACATGGCTGCTCTGTTGTTCCTGCTTGCTAGCACTGACCACAAACACAGCTTTTTATAGAAGCCACACATCTGTAGTGAACACTCTTGAAGAAATATTTATCAAGCCAGCAGCACCTGGAAGCTGCACAGTGTTCCCCCAGGGCCAGGCCGCCACTGCTCCTTAAATTGCTGGCCTTGTTCTGGTTTGGGTTCTGCTGCTCTGGGTACTTACCGTGTGGAATAGGGAGATGGCCTACACCTTTGAAGTTCCGGGCACATTCAGCTCTGCTCTTGGCTGCCTGGGCCATTTTGAAATCCATCTGATGATCTTGGTGGAGAAGAGCCATGCCTTTTATAGCAGTCATGGTTGTCACtgtggtcttttctttctttgccttcttGCCTGGGCAGCTCTGTGAATCCACAACATCTGCGTTCATCTGGGTGCATATTTAACAACCTGTCTGCCAATTACAACACAGGCTAATTATAGCTATGTTTCCCGTGGTTGTAATCAGAGTATATATACACTCTTGGGTTCTGATTTTAAGATTGTATTGAAAATTATGTGCTTTTTATTCCAGTCTCTAGCAAAACCAGTGTAATGTCTTCATAATTATACTGTCTAGGAGTGTGTGGACCATTGTTCTCTGAGCTCAATAGTGATTATATTCTTAATCTGAGCAGCTGTGATCACCTACAGGCCTCCCTCAGAATGGGATCTGTTGACATTCCTTCATACTGGGGGATGGGGAGACCCCAGGCCCTCACTTGTGATTCTGACCACTGTGTCCCAGGCCTCCTGATTTCTACTCCAGCTGTCCATGGCAAAGACAATGCTAGAgtacactgtggtggtttgaatatgcttagcccatggGAAGTGCCaccattaagaggtgtggccttgttggaataggtgtggccttgttggaggaagtgcatcactgtatGGGAGGGCTTTGAGGATTCCTAGTGCTCCAGCTCTGCCCAGTATGGAagagagagcctcctcctggctgtcttCCGATcttggctcctctagcaccaaGACAACCTGCATGATGccttgcttcccaccataatgataatggactgaatctctgaaactgtaagccagccccaattaaatgtttacctttataagagttgccttggttatggtgtttcttcacagccatAAAATTTAAACCAAGACACATACCAAGTATAGAAGGTTGACTAAAACGTAGACCCCATCAATGCCTCTCTGGGGAAGTCTCCATCCACGCCGAGGTGAGACTTGTGGTGACACCGATCTTTTGGGATCACTCCCCTCCTGCTAGTGATTCTGTATGTATACATCTGTAAGATAAATAAACTCTGGTGCACCCAGCCATGCTTGAATGGAATTGTTATTTGGCCTGTGTTGATTCTCCAAGGCGAAGAGACATCTGTTCATTTATACTGGAAAACTCCATCCGGCAATGTGATTTATTGCTGGAGTCTATAAcagccaacaaaacaaaatgttcccccacccccaaaacaaagAAGCTGAATTAAAGAATTACTTCATCAGACAGATTGCAGGGTTGGGATTCTGGAACAGAGGAAATGAACACTACCTGTTGCTTAAAACTTTGGCATATAGGGTGTTGCTGTGCCACTCCTGCTTTGGTTTTAGATGTTGTTTACTGCTTCCCCCTGTTTTTGGTATAGGTTAGACCTTTTAGTGCCCAGTTCTGTGACACCATGATTGaattgttgttggtttttagCAGTGACaggagacagtggagagaatgttgTCCATCATGGTTGTTATGATTAGGCCTCTATCAGCTGCTAATCATAGACTCCTTTGTGTTAGGTGTTCGGTTAGCCCTTTCTTCTTTATCATGTCATCGGACGGGCACGTGAAGCCTGAAGCCACGGCACACTCTGTTGCTTGTGTGGAGCAGCTCAGTGGAATGTGGCGCTGTgtaccaggttggcctccagcCCAGGTACACGAAGGAATCCATCTTTCCGTGTTTCTGATCATCGTTACACAATGCAAATTATCTGCCCCTGAGTGAAgctaaaagcagaaagaaagaatggtGGCTGTCCTCTcctgtgttactgtgtgtgtgttcattttgtcACCATTGTCTCACTGGCTAGAGCAAGAAATGCCTTCTCTTATCTTGGCTATGTTCATGTTCTTTAAGAACATTGTTCCTGTATCTTGGTATCTGAATAAAACAGTGCTACTCTTTGCaagaagaaagcaggaaaagTGTTAGGTAGAAAACACTATAGCTGCATGTTAAGGCCTAGTTAGTAACTGTTGCCTGTCTAGCCAGCTATTTTGTGCTGTTACTGATGTTATAAAGGACATTTCCTCATGTGCTGtcactaggaaactttctcatgcctgAGTTGATTgtatattctgttatgttctgtgctttggtgttcttggaaacAAATTACAACACAAGTCAGTTAGAACTAGTAACTGTtagccacaataagcttggactcGAACCAACAGCTTGGCAGCATTTCCTGTACCCATGTGTGAGATTTTATGGTTTCTATCCTTTATAATTTGCCCCTGGTGTGGACCCCAGCATAAGAaagacacctgcaccaatataagaagccatttagactaaaacttccattttgagtaggggtcAAATAAAGTTTACGCTTCCAAGAACTCcatgggaactgacatcctactttgTAGACAGgtacatcctggttggcaagttaagacatgaatgttaggcaAGACAAGTctcctgccacagttgaataccctaACCAATGAGAACAGGCTAAAGGagcaacaaagacatgttcctaagcaAATTGTCTatcctaaatcctgattggtgaaatACCTTGTCACAGATGTTTGTGAATTTCAGGCTTAAAAAGCTCTATAGGATTCTAGCTGGACTTTACAATTCAGCTCCTAAATCTGGACTGCGTCCCTGATCAATCAGTCTTACGGAACATTCAGTAAGTCAGTCGTGTTTGACTGAGATCAGTGTCTGAGTGGTTTGTGTGATGATTCCCAGACTCCAAACACTACATCCTCCACTCTGCCATGTTCTGTATTAGCTTTCTCGGTCTTTGTCtcgctgtctctgtctgtgtctctctctgtgtctctgtctctctcccctctcttttttctttcttttgtttgtttgttgcttttgtttttcaactttggctgtcctggaactcactctgtagactaggttggcctcaaactcacagatctgagCGCGGGGATGAAGGGGGTGTACCATGTTAGCTTTCTTTTACACAAGGCAATGCTGTTTTTCAAAACCATTGGCCTTTGGCCTATGTTAACAGTATGTATagctgtatgtgtatatatacacatgtgtgtgcatgtgtgtatatgaagcTGTGTCTTAGGTGCTTTTCTTGGTGTAGCATCatgatcaaatttaaaaaaaaatcaaaaggaaggTATTCCTAtaaatttcctccacagagaccTACAtaaggtctcattgtgtagctctggctggcttggaatgtactatgtagaccaggctaattACAAACTCACACAGgctatctgcttctgcctcccgagtgttggattaaaagtgtgtgtcattcacagaacttgtgggagtagccaaccaatgctTGGTCTAATTTGAAGCATACACAATTTGATGTAATCCATACCCAACACTGCCTCTAGGGCCAGGAACTGGACACTGGCTAACACAGAGAgttagggtagaaccaaacataaatggcaaaaataaaataaataaaattattcctaatgatattttgctgtATTAATAGACCAGTACCAtgtccagttgtcatcagagaggcatcCTCTGGCTGTGGATGAAAGTggttgcagagacccacagccaggcattATACAGAGAGAGTCTAAACTTAGGATCTCCATTGGGTTCCTTCTCTAGGAGACTGAAGAATCCCGCAGAAGATagggaggaaagattgtaggtgtcagaggggatggaggacatcaGGAGAACATGGTCTACTGAATTAATTAAGCAGGGGTCATATGGACTCACAGACACTGAAGTAGCAAGCATGGGGCCTGCATatgtctgcaccaggtcctctctATTGCTATGGCTGGTAGCTTGGTGGTTTTTCTGgggggactcctaacagtggaagggGTTGTATCTCTATGCTGCCGAATGTTTCCCACTCCATCCCTCTGTAATCACTGCACACATCGACAAGGCTGCATCTGTTTTAGAACCTGGCTAGACATGGACTGGCAGGCTCCCCAGTAAGAGATGGACCACATGCTACCTCAAAGGTGGTCCAAGGAATAAAAACCACCACTTTGTTCTTACTACATCTTCTGACTCAGTTCACTTATTAGTCTACTGGTCCCATGATCCTCCAGTGATGTAAAATAAAGaagctatttttcttcttttctttatttgcctCTGGTGATTGAACCTGGAGCTGTCTGAAAGCTAGCCAAGTATTTTAGATATGCAGCCCGAagatgttgtttttaaaaattcagtgaaCTGACCCAAATAGTCCCTCTCGGAGGACTAGCTTTCGTGGTACTGGATGTCCACCAGCTGATGGATCAATAATGAAACTTAGCACGTTTACACAATCAAGTATTATTCAactgctaaaaaaataaaattatgaaatttacagAAAAATGATGGACCTAGGAAgactcatcctgagtgaggtaacccagacccagaaagacaaacattataTGGTTTTTTTCTTATGTAGATATTAGCTTTTAAGCTTTAGCTATGTGTGTTTCAATATCAATAACCACAGAGGTTTGGTAGATGGTAAGGGACCAGGAAGGAGGATCTTccaaggaagggggaaggaacataatgttataaagaaataaaggggAAATTGGAACAGGAGTTTTAAGTCAGCAGACAACTGCCACTAAAGGCTTTTTGAAAAGCCACATGAAAACCTAATACTATGGAACTTCCTAAAACATATACTTATATGACAGgaatttaaatggagttaccaAATAATGAAGAAGACAATGTCCCAATCAGACACTTTATGCAACCAATTCAAGccccagaagcagaactacatcTTGTTGAATCATTGGCCAAAGGAATCTCACTCACAGCCCCCAACACTATAGGTTATTGCTAATGCTATTGGTTGTTCTCCAGAAACTGGTAATAAGGCCCTATTGCTGGAAACATTATTATATCATTAAACTCGGAGAAACTAGGTTGGTGCCTAACCAGAAGCTTCACCCTTATTGAATAGTAGAGTTCTTGATGCTGCAAGGTACTCTGCACCTTACTGGAGGAGAAAGGTAATCCTCAAAATCACCTGGCTATGAACCTTGAGACCTACAATGCTGGCTGGCCTGCAGGAAATTCTGAtgcagttttctccaatggagtgaccCTGGGTATATCACCCACAGGCCAGGAGTAGTTGGTCAACATAAAGCAaactatatattttgtttgttttgatttttttttcttttgagagaacCTACATGAAGTCAGGTAGGAAAGATCAAGAATGAGCTCAGGGAGGGCAACtaatataaccaaaatatattgtatgagaaaaaaaacagtaaaaagatacagaaaaaaatatttcacttgTGATGAACCTAGTTCGATAAGATTAACAAGCATTCCGAGGAATGTGCTGAAGTCCTTCCAGGTTCTTCTTGTTGATGACACAGGTAGTTTTCTAGTGTTTAATATGATGTCATGACTGTATAGAAGCAGAGATTCCCCCAGAATAGTAAACCAGATGATTTTCTCTACAGTTAACTCTTCTCTGTTGACAAGCCTTAAGTTTTTGGCTTGTGAGTAGGTTTTAGGTGAGGCTTCCTGTTGTTCGCACACTGTGTAACCACAGTT
Proteins encoded:
- the Arl11 gene encoding ADP-ribosylation factor-like protein 11, yielding MGSVNSRGHKAEAQVVMMGLDSAGKTTILYKLKGNQQVDTLPTVGFNVEPLEAPGHVSLTLWDIGGQTQLRATWKDYLEGIDLLVYVLDSTDEARLPEAVAELKEVLEDPNMASVPFLVLANKQEAPDALPLLEIRNRLGLERFQDHCWELRACSALTGQGLQEALQSLLHLLKS